The genomic segment TCTAAGAGGATTTGTTGAACTTTATGATAATACATCTGAAGACTTTTAGGATATAAAACTGAATCAAGGGTAAAATTGTTCTGAAAATTAAGATGCTTTTAAAGTCTGTGATCTGTAATGTTTAGACAGAGGTGCAAGCTCTGTGACAATGAAGGTATACTAATGACAATTGCTTTATGGAAAGGATGAAAATCATAGTTTTTCAACCTATGCTTACAATAGCAGTTGTTTATCATGCAGTTAAggaggaaaaacatgaaaaaagtaaATCCAGAAACCATTTGATTTTGGCTCTTAAACTTCTTGGTAGCAAATAGAAACTGATGTTAATTAAATTGAGAAGAACGCACTGAAAAAGAGACAAGAAGTATGCCAAAAAGTTCTTGGTAATACGTCTGAACGGTGATGACATGGGTGATTCATTTATGCCTTTGTATATTTCATTTACACATTTTCTATAATGAGCATCTATTAGCtttgcaaggaaaaaaaggtgaaaaaaggcaaaaacaaagtaCCAACTATCTTCCATCTCTTTTGCCTGCTCCCTGAGAAATTTGACCTGAGACAGGAGTACATTACAACATCCTTGCTAAGACTCCTTACAAACCAAGTCTTAATTGAAAAACAAGTTTTGTAAATCACAAAAATGTTTGTGCTTATAAAAAGGGGGGAAGATCTCATGTACTGAAGAGCAGATTGACTCTtgggaaaactgaaaattatGATTGAAAGATACTTGTATTGAACTACCAGAAGCACCTATGAAGTTTAAGTTAATTAAACATACAATCTAGTTTTACCTTCACTCAGATCCAGACACAATGGCTGCCTTGCATTCTTCAGACACATCAAGAAACcttaccttttgttttttttctcacatatttACATGGTAGTCCCTTGCTTCAAATTTGGTCAAAGGTTCCCTCCTCAAAGTTTCCCTTTCCACTGTATCCAAAATAGCACCTCATCCCTCTTTCCTTTACCCGTTTGTTTTTAGCACTTGCTTGTCATAGCTAACATTATATTATGCATTGTGCTGCTTTTGTCTCCTTCATTAAAATGCAAGTTTCACCAAAGGCAAGTACTTTTTTGTTCACCTCTGTATTTCCAGTGCTGAAGACAATGCTTAATCTTAGGCATTTAGTAAATAATTGTCAGGTATATGATTAAATATACTGAACACCTGTGCTAGGGATGCAGCATTGCAAAAAACAAAGGTGGATAAAAAAACGTAAATAATTACAGAATTGTGTAGAAAATCAGGTGTTGCTGTGATAGCACGGAAGGGAGGGAACGATTCGGAACttcacagaataaatatttttaaatcattctgaAGGATGAACTGGAGATCATCCCTTAAAACTAATGAAATTAAGAAGATTTCAGGTGAGCATGTGTGCAAAGACATAGAGGCCATCTATCTTAAACcggttttctctctctctttttttaagccATTTAAAGTTTTGGCAACTGAAACTATAAGTCACAAGGCATTAGATGCAGATATATACAGTGCAATTCCAACAGAAAAAGTGGATGGAACATGTTGTTATGTTACTACCTATAAAGGTAAACTAAAACTATAATATTTACTacaaatattacttattttttcttagtcACTTTACAGTCTATCTGAAATGAGGCATTTGCTCTTCATAGACCCTGGGAAACCTAAGtataatagcaaaacaaaagGGTCACAGTTgttataatttacttattatattattgtattttcttcttgggggaaaaaaggaaggtaaCTAAAACATGTACTTAATACCCTTAAGGGCCCAGGCAGTATGGTGCTTGATATATATTATCTCCAATTTGTACAAGTAGCctctccatttcacagacaagaaaAATGAGGTTTAGCAAacttaaataatttgtccaagacCCAATAGTAAGTGAATGGCTGAACTGGCAATGGGACCTATGTTTGTGTGACCCTTAAGCTTATTCTTCCTGCACCGATTCCAGGGCTTTATTCCTCTTGACAGTGTCTCTAATTAATTTCACTTTAGTGTAGTTTAAAAGgtagaaatgcaaatagaaattgTCAgtcattttaagaagaaatgtaTGGAAAAGAGATTTTCTTTGCGATTATTTTTGGATGGTGAGATTACCTGTCacttccagaaaaaaaacagCATCTGGACACATTCCTGGGGCATTAAATGGACATCTGGACACATTCCTTGTATCAGGAAATTTATTCTGAAATGCAGTAAAATAACTGGGCTAAAGCATACATAATatttgccatcttaaccatttttaagtatgcagttcagtggcattaagtatatttacattattttgctACTATCACCACCCTCCATCTCAAGAACTGTTttcatcttataaaactgaaatgcTACCCATGAAACAACAACTCCTTATTCTCCCACCACCAGCCCCTTGTAACCAGCATTCtactgtctctatgaatttgactactctaggtatttcatataagtagaatcacattgtttattttttgtgactggcttatttcacttagcataatgtccttaaggttcatgcatgttggttgcatgtatcaaaattttactcatttttaaagctGAGTAATATTCCTTTGCACGTATCTAGCACATCTTGTTTATCCAGTCAACCATTGGTGGACAGTTGGGTTGCTTTCATCTTTTGACTATTGTTAACTAATGCCACTGTTAACAGGTATGAACAGATATCTGAGGCTGTGCTTCCAGTTCTTTTGGGGAATTACCGGATGATATGGAGATTCTAACTTTATAGTGCACAAAGCTTCCAgtttttcagtttcctcaccagcacttattttctgcttttttctgtttggatttttgtttttggatagtagccattctagtggatataaatgaattgcattttttatgtttactggtaaaaaagaaacaaaaggtccATTGAACCAGAAATGCTAATACAGTTTTAATCTGgttctttgtattatttatctgGATAGCTAATAAGTAGTACAGAATATCTGGACCAACGTATAGCAGTTTCTTTATAAACCTTGGATTTATATATTTGAGAAAACTGTAAAAGATTTTTCAGACTTTGATGCCTGTTAAGAAACTATAGTGTGTATCATTATGCATGAGGATGGCAAACTGGATTAGAATTTAACTGCTAAAGTCAAGTCACAGAACCCAAAGTGACAGTGCTTACAAATCCACATTTATTACTGCTAAAGGATACACAATATACCAATGGCATTAAAAGTAAAGATGTGTATTATAGCCAAGGACTGTCTCACAGCAAGGAGTATGGAGAGGCCAAGTAAAAGCTACTATTGTTCCCGGCTTTAGAGCCTTGGCAGGACACATTTTCTCAGATCAGGAACCACTCGTGTGTGCAGGCAAACACCTTGGAACCACGGAATGCAAAATGGAGTCACAGCTggggatttttatatttttgctggTCATGTAGGTCGGCATCTTGCTGCTAAGTAACCAGCTTCAACAGCAGAGCCCTCCAGGGGTTTCAGACCAAGCTATCAGGCTCACTCCTACCAATAAAGAATACTAGCACAGTGCCCTGCAACTCTAAGATCCATGAGTACAAATCAACATTATTAGTATTTTCATGCCTTGATCAGGGGTCAGTGCCATGCAGAACAGCTCAGCCTAATTCCAGATGTGTCAGAATTAACCCTTACAACACAGTATTATGTTTGGGGGGGTTGGGTGAATACAGTTATCTTGTTATGTTTCCATTTCGTAGAGGTATCTTCAGTTGTCCATAAATGCTGCTTACTCATAAAATATGACTAcgtagtgtccttataaaaaagataatatatttactttttgtctCATCCCCTTCATTTTTTAACCAGAGAAGTAAGTCTTCTCATAACATCAGGTACTCCTAGGTGGTCTGTATTCTTAGACTGCATATTTCCctttgtcttctttgagaaattaGCCTCCTGTTTATTGAAAAACTCTATTCTGAAATGTCTTTCAAGATAAGTTTTGTTTGCTTCATACTTTTCCTTTTGTTACTACTTTTTTAGATCAGCCATACCTTTGGGCTCGACTAGATAGAAAACCCAACAAACAAGctgaaaaaagatttaaaaattttctacattcaaaagaaaacccaaaaggttagttttttttttaagttttcatgttTAGCTGAAATTTGTGGCATATTTATTGCTGTGGTATTTCTGTACATTATATCCTTCTGTATAATTTAAGCAACTCAGGAAAACTataatttaatacttttatatataaaaggatATTATTGAAaactattgtaaaatattttcctaatatttGTCACTATTCTTTATAGTATGAGTCTATTAAAACATACAGATTACTGCATAGATATTGAAATGAGTGACACATTTTGTGTAAGAGACAAATGTGTAATTTTATAAATCAGGTACAAATCTCaggaaattaataattttaattattaaaatgcttttaaatatctGTAGTAGATACACATTGTATATCTGCAttcatgtatatatgtttatatttgtattcacagtatattaaaaattcataatcTAATACTTAACGGAATATGGTTACTTTAGTTCGACTGTTAAATACTATATACAAATGGCATATAtgaaattgaatatttaaattgttaGTACCCTAATCTTAAGTACAGTCACATTGAGGTGATAATGAATGGAGAATAATTGTATCACACCTGATACTATGAGGTTTTAGTAGCTGTTCCCATTTTGAGTCTGtttagtattttacattttttaagtatcACCCCATACAAtattatctctttttaattttttttagaatttttttggaACGTTGAGGAGGACTTCAAACCAGCTCCAGAGTGCTGGATACCAGCAAAGGAAATAGAACAAATAAATGGGAACCCAGTGCCTGATGAAAATGGACACATTCCTGGTACCATGATATCTCTTCTAATGCAGTTTTGTGTTTACTAGTAAAATGATCAAAATATCCATTCAATCAGAAATtacagaatttaattttaatctgGTTCTTCATTAATATGTATAGTACAGAATTTCTGAATCAAATTTATGTAAAGTCCTACATTTTATATCAAAGATGTTTCATATTAAGAACGTCCTCTTAGGTTTAGAGTCTTTTCTAAGATGGATATTTTTTACTAGCTGTAGTCTGTGACAATAAAGCGTCAAAAGAGAATAGccttgaggccgggtgcagtgactcacacctgtaatcccagcactttgggaggctgaggtgggtggatgcttgagcctaggagttttaagaccaacctgggcaagatggcaaaactctgtctctacaaaaaatacaaaaagttagctgggcatggcagtgtgcgcctgtggtccagctactcgggaaactaaTGTGGGAATCACCAAAGCCccggaagtcgaggctgcagtgaactgtgatcgtgcactctagcctgagtgtcAGACTgtgaccttttctcaaaaaaaaaaaaaaaaaaaaaaaaaaaaaagagggaatagCTTCCAAGTTCTTGTCAGGATAGATGAGATGATCTAGTCTGAAATGAGATTTCAAGAAGTCTATACCTTTAGATTAGGGATGGGAAAATTTTGCAAAGGTATGCTTAATAGGAAAATATCCCAGATTAAGGTTATAGATTCTCAACTGTCATGTCTTGAGTGCCCATTATGTGCAAAGTCCTCCTAGTTTCTGGTAATACAAAAATGAAGGTCAGAACCGTTGTCCTCCATGATCTTTAATTAGACATTGGGAGAAATCAACCAATAATAGTATGATTTAAGAACAGGAATGAATATATCAGGTACCActggagaaaagaagaggaattcCTCATTCAGCTTGTGGTTAGTGGAGGCTTCCGAGAGGAGTAGACATCTGTACTGAAGCTTAAGGACTAGGAAGTCAGCTGACGAGGAAGAGGGAAGATCAGCGTAGGCCAACTCCCAGGAAGAGGAGAGGGCGTGGGGTATTTCggatattttatataacactTTATTGCAGCTAGAATGTTTAGGGTATATGACATGAAGTGGCTGTAAAAGTTGAGGCTGGAAGTGTGGTGGGCTCAGATCGTAAAGCCCGTTTTATTCTATCTAAAGGAGTGTGAAGTGTATCCTGAAGATAATGATTTTTAATCAGTGGTACAGCAAAAGCATATTTAAGTTTTAGAAATAGAACTATGATAAAAGTGGGTTGGATTTCACTGGAGGCTTGGTGACTAGCAAATAAGTTATTACAGTCATCTAGCATGAGTAATGAAGGGAGCCAATTCTGGCAACAAGAATGAGAAGGGTAATAGCgataatattcaataaatgtgttcAGTATATATTGGAACATTTTAATAAACTTGGAACACATACCGCATTATGTCCATTGTCCCTGAAGCTTGAGAGAAAACttgttttatagaaaaaaatgtaagtgcTATATCTTAGAATAGTGCTGAGTTCTTACTGAATAAGGGTGAATTTTCTAGTAAGAGAATGCTAGGTGCTCTGTAGTGAATAACAGGTTAATTCTgcagaataaaaaaaatgaacccttatgattttttaaaaagtaataaactgTTAACTTTCCCACTGAGTTTTTAAAGTAATACCTCTTTGTGATAGACACCCAGAAAACATGGgaaatttacaacaaaaatagaaattacctGTAGTTTCAATCCAAAGAAAAACAATctaataacaaataattttcttctttatatgatAGGTTGGGTACCagtagagaaaaacaacaaacagtaTTGCTGGCATTCCTCTGTAGTTAATTATGAATTTGAAATTGCCCTGGTACTAAAACATCATCCTGATGATTCTGGACTTTTGGAAATTAGTGCAGTGCCACTTTCAGATCTCTTAGAACAAACACTGGAGCTCATAGGAACAAATATCAATGGAAACCCATATGGTGAGTGAAGCCTTTTTCTTGTTCAGTTATTGTAACTGTCATTTATAAAGAGAACTTTCTCGGGTCAActtaaaaaacatacatacaacACTAAAGAAACAACTAACAAATTTGAGTTAGTTTCCTAGGATTATATCCATTTCTGTTAACTTTATATtcacagaaaaaggaaaccaTTTTATTAATCCAAAAGGTTGATTTTTATCCTCATTCTTTCCTGTAATAACATTACACAATTATGTATGAAAAGTAATGACTCATTTGTAAcccctttgctttttaaaattcaggtgaGTTGAGTCAAATGATGAAAATGCGCTTTTCGTGGTTATTATAGCATCAATTTAAATAGCCAAGGGTATAAAGTAAGTAAAGAATTGGCAATGAATACCATGtcaaatatcaaaatatgtatCATGATGAATTGAGTGCAAGTACTGAGAGCACTATGGGTTACACCTTGCTGACATGGGGATGGGAAGACAGACCTGAGGATGCTAAAGCTATAATAGGAAAATCCTATATAGAGATCAAAAGTAGACTGCCAGGTGTAAAGAAGCTAAGATGGTAGTTAGAAAAGTTATCAGAGATACAGTGCAGCTGTTTGGCAAACGTTGAAGAATAGTTGAATGTGGCCAGTGCCACATTGGTACCAAAGGTTGGTAGACTTTTTCTGCAAAATGCCAGAGTAGGTATTTTAAGTTTTGTGGGCCACTCTTCTGAAAGGAGCTATGGACAGTACTTACATGAGTGGGTGCGGCTGTGTTCGTGGAAAACTATTTACAAAAAACGGTATCTGTCTAGACTTGGCCTACAGGTCATAGTTTGTTAAACTGTGGTGGAGAGTACGCCAAGGTGGAATTTAGAGTTACTGGAATAAGGTGCCAGTGCACTGGGTTGTATTCTTTTTAAGGAAACCAACCAGCTTTTCTACCTTTATTCCTAAGTGTTTCAAAAGACTATTTGAAGAGGTacattttctagttctttctgCAAGTTCCTTTAAATGAATGTGGCTAATGGCAAATTTTCCCACCTAGGGCTAGGGAGCAAGAAACATCCATTACATCTTCTTATACCACATGGAGCATTTCAAGTAAGAAATCTACCTTCATTGAAGCACAATGATCTCTTGTCCTGGTTTGAAGGTTGCAAAGAGGGTAAAATTGAAGGAATAGTATGGCATTGCAGTGATGGCTGTTTAATAAAGGTAATGGCAAAAATAGCTTGGGTGGGGTTATGTCATCTTATATTCCTACAGCAGAGTAGAAGTGATACTAAAATTCTCTCTACAAATGGCAGCAATTATTATTTGcagtaaagaaatttaattttctcatccCACATACCACCATTTTTTAAGAGGTAAAACAGTGTTTCCCGGTGTGTATTGTGTGGGGCATTGATCATAACAGGTGTGCTTCAGAATTGAAGTGATACTGTATATCCCCTGCGTGGAAATTCATGTTGCATAGTAGTGCTCTCTGAGACATCTTGTACTAACTTAACACAGCATCTCCCAGACTTGAGTATAGAATCTGTTGAGTAGAAAGAGTGCCAAGGTAACAGTTGATATATACAAAATGAATTATCTTATACTTTGTTCCCTTTCTGTCTCCTGGACTTGTCTATTTGATTTCTCACAGGTACCTGAAATTCATAATATTCAAAACTGGACCTAGTTGTAACTCTCTGACTCCACATAATTCACTGAAGTAAAAACTTGGATATTAATTTTAATCCCTCTTTTCATTACTTCATGCATCCAGTTATCAGTTCCTAACAGTTCTAATCTATGTACTTCTTTCCAACCAATTAactgttaattttaatttaagcTAAGATTCATGCTCTATCATATCACCCTCCAAAAACAGTATCTTTCAGTTTTAGTCCTGACCTCTCCATTCTTCACAAAAGGATGAGTGTATTACTTTCCTGCATCAATCTGTTCAGTTACATTAAATATTCATGATCTGGCCCCTGCTTAATTTCCCAGAACTGCTCTCCACCTCTGCCCCCACAAACACACTCACATTGGGTTTGCATATTTACATGATTGCATGTAACCATATTTACATGATTGCAATTAGAGCAAAAAAACTCCATTCTACCACATAACATTCCCTTCAATTAGAATGCCTCCTTGCCCACATTTTTCAGGTAGCTAGTCTGTACTCAGCAACAGACTCTATGATTCATAAAATTTTATGGAGCCCCTGATTATATTCCTGGCATATTCCAGGTGCTGGACATACACAGTCAACAAAACAAGGTGTGTGCCTTCATGAAGCTCACATTCTAATGCGgaagataaacaataaacaaatatgtaatatGTCAGGAGAAGAagagctatgaaaaaaaaaaaaaaaaactagggtaAGATAAAGTGGAGTcttacacagtgcctggcagatagtaggcactcaaaacaaatatttctaagTAAATGAAGGTAGTATCTGTATGCTAAAGCtaatatcttttttctctttcaggtcCATCGCCATCATCTTGGCTTATGCTGGCCAATTCCAGATACTTACATGAATTCAAAACCAGTTATTATCAACATGAACCTGAACAAATGTGACTCTGCCTTTGATATTAGGTGTTTGtttaatcatttttcaaaaatagataaTCAGAAATTTGCTAGACTCAAAGATATAATATTTGatgtataaaatgcaaataaaattagtTTATCATTATATTCTAATCTTGAATATTCTACCATGTTTAAAAACATCTCAAGGTTCCTATTCATTATGAAACATCAATATGTCTTCTACCATTTGTGAAGAAATGAATTTTCCAGTTTCAAGTGcctattcaaatttttattaaaaaccagcaaattaattttaatctCTAGCCATAAAAACATAAGTAACAGTAAGCTCCTACGCTTGTACAAAGGCTGGATTCTCTCCACTATACTGagtagtaatttaaaaagaacaatttaatgtcactaattttcaaaattaaatagttTAAGCTCAATTTAATTTTGCTAGATATTTAACAAAACATATGGCTTAACCTCATaacttatatgtgtgtatgtctacatctgtatttatatatatcataGTTAGGATTTGAGAATCTTAACACATGTATAAATAAGTATAAACtccaattttaaatattgaaattactGAATTTACccttatattctttaaaaaaactaatcAAAACATTATGAATGTAGAGAAATTCACCAAAGCTCATTGTCTATTTGATGGCCATAACAAGTCTTCAAATACATACTTTTATAATAAGttaaaaatttcatataattttatttattaagaattCCAATCTAAGTATAAAGGTACAAGGTAGTGAGAAGGAAATACTACAGTTCAGAGAATTGCTTATTTCCAGGTATATTTTAACTTATAAAGTTAATAAATAGTTAAATGAAACAAAGTTTATAGGTGACCTTTAGTAAATGGGGAAATTAACAGgactttcttcttcatcttcaaacTCTTCAGAAGCAGCAACAGGGCTAGTTAACTCAACTCCCAATTGTTCTGAAAGTTTTTTTACCTTCTCTTCTAAGAGAATATTCTTCTTCACTTCTTCCTTGTAATTATACTTAAGATCttcaatttcttcaaaaaatgaagGATCAAAATTTTCCAGttcttttttcagcttttttatttcctcctaaTAGAAACATCATCTTTAAAAGTTGGATATAGGAAATGTACATATTTTAGGTTTGAATTGTGAGATTTAATTGTAAATATGAAAGCCAAAGTATTCCTGAATGGTCGAATACAGCAATAAAGGCAGAAGaattaagatttttctttgttcCATTGTACAGTGTAAATAACTAAGTTGTTAACTGTCAAGTCCAATGATCTATTCCATAAGTTGTGTTCTAGTCTTTGactaaaatttatcatttcttatatGGGATTTAATCTTTCTCTAAAAACATATAAGATCCTCTCAATAGAGTAATCAATCAAAATTAGATTTTGCAATTCATAACATTGAAGTTAGTCTGGTTAAGTGTTTTGGTTTAgacttcatttatattttacttacagattctaatttttaatgaataatcaAGTTTTCATAAAGTTATTAATATGATCAGGGAAACCTTTGGGACGTCTGACAATTAGGCATTGGTGAAGAGACAATTCAAGCCTTAGTGACTATTTAGAATAGCCAGTGATTACTAGCTGATTCTCATATCCATGCCTTTTTGTCCTGTTTACAGTCTTAAAAGAGGTAAAacatagcaaatatttttttaagggaACTATAACCTTAGGAGtcctgaaaataatttcaaaaaaactGAAGACACTGTTGCCAATGTGACCCAAAACTTAAGAACATACTAATGGcatatatttgttacaattaaaaaataaatctactatTTAATCCTATGTTGAGTCTGAATTTTTTGTTAgctcttatttaataaatatattaggaCTAGTCAGATGAACATAATTAACTTTGCAATATAAAGGTCAAATATAAGATGCTATTACATGAATTTTTTAGGATACGTACTGAAAACTCGAAGATGGtaatgaaaatagttttcaacAGCTATTTTCACAAAATGATACTAAAATACACATTACCTTCAAATGCTGCTTTTCTAGATCTGACATTTTGAGCTGTGTCTCTAgatcttttactttttcctttagtTGATCAGCATCTGTCAAAAAAGTTATACAAGTTAAACTCAGCTTTTTCCCACTACGAATGAGTTCAAAGTAATGAATTTGTTCTAGAGAACAGAGATTTGTTTTACGAAACCTAGAACTAGGAAAATACTGGATTTTATGGCTGAAATACTTAAGGATGTAAACACTTGATGCTACCTCCCTCCATTAAGTATTGTAATTTCATAGCAGGCAAAAAGAGGTTATTTGCTAGGTATTAGAAATATaggccaagtttttttttttttttttttttttttttttttttttttttcacatgatagAAATTTTACACGGAAAAAATCTTAAAGCCAGGAAAACTTGTTAGGTACTAAAAGTACAACAGAAGAAAAGCAGACTGTTGGGTAAGGGGCTATAACCATAAGCTGGCCAAATGCTCCTGCTATCCAACACAGCATTGGCTATTCCACATGGGTTATTACATGTTTACTGCGCAATTACTACGTGCAAAATGTGTCATGCAAGCTGTGtaatacaaaaataagacagATAGCCCTGATACTTTGGTAGGAAAACAAAAGTCTACAAATATAGCACAAAAGTTATTTATTGGATTTACCCTGCAAGTTAACATACCTCTAACTTTATCAGCAGGCAAATACGATTTTTGCTTTAATGCTATCTTTGCTagatacctcttttctttacattacactACATTTAATGAGTCAAGTCATATTTTACAGCCATTgaagaataaaattctaaaagtttGATAAGGGGCAGCAAACATTTTCATGGCTGGGACAagtatccttttttctttttgagacagtctcactctgtcgcccaggctagagtgtaatggcgcaatcttggctcactgcagcaatcactgcctcccaggctaaagcaattctcctgcgttagcctcctttgtagctgggattacaggcaagcaccaccacgcctggctaatttttatatttttagtagagacaggtttcaccatgttggccagagtggtctcgaactcctgatctcaggtgatccgcccgcttcagcctcccaaagtgctgggattacaggtgtgtgctactgtGCTGGGCCTGGGACAAGTATCTTAAAAGTTATCTTACCACTTATATAGAAAGTGATTTAGAGTTTCCAAAACAGTTCTGGTTTGATTTTAAGCCTTAATCTTAGAAAAATGACAGGTAATCTGTCTACTTCACATCAGAGATAAGGAATTTTGAAGGCTCAGAAATTTCCTTAAGAAACAGGTT from the Macaca thibetana thibetana isolate TM-01 chromosome 11, ASM2454274v1, whole genome shotgun sequence genome contains:
- the C11H12orf29 gene encoding uncharacterized protein C12orf29 homolog isoform X2, yielding MKRLGSVQRKMPCVFVTEVKEEPSAKREHQPFKVLATETISHKALDADIYSAIPTEKVDGTCCYVTTYKDQPYLWARLDRKPNKQAEKRFKNFLHSKENPKEFFWNVEEDFKPAPECWIPAKEIEQINGNPVPDENGHIPGWVPVEKNNKQYCWHSSVVNYEFEIALVLKHHPDDSGLLEISAVPLSDLLEQTLELIGTNINGNPYGLGSKKHPLHLLIPHGAFQVRNLPSLKHNDLLSWFEGCKEGKIEGIVWHCSDGCLIKVHRHHLGLCWPIPDTYMNSKPVIINMNLNKCDSAFDIRFREPGGQRSKGASLCQEIST
- the C11H12orf29 gene encoding uncharacterized protein C12orf29 homolog isoform X1, which gives rise to MKRLGSVQRKMPCVFVTEVKEEPSAKREHQPFKVLATETISHKALDADIYSAIPTEKVDGTCCYVTTYKDQPYLWARLDRKPNKQAEKRFKNFLHSKENPKEFFWNVEEDFKPAPECWIPAKEIEQINGNPVPDENGHIPGWVPVEKNNKQYCWHSSVVNYEFEIALVLKHHPDDSGLLEISAVPLSDLLEQTLELIGTNINGNPYGLGSKKHPLHLLIPHGAFQVRNLPSLKHNDLLSWFEGCKEGKIEGIVWHCSDGCLIKVHRHHLGLCWPIPDTYMNSKPVIINMNLNKCDSAFDIRCLFNHFSKIDNQKFARLKDIIFDV
- the C11H12orf29 gene encoding uncharacterized protein C12orf29 homolog isoform X3, with the translated sequence MKRLGSVQRKMPCVFVTEVKEEPSAKREHQPFKVLATETISHKALDADIYSAIPTEKVDGTCCYVTTYKDQPYLWARLDRKPNKQAEKRFKNFLHSKENPKEFFWNVEEDFKPAPECWIPAKEIEQINGNPVPDENGHIPGWVPVEKNNKQYCWHSSVVNYEFEIALVLKHHPDDSGLLEISAVPLSDLLEQTLELIGTNINGNPYGLGSKKHPLHLLIPHGAFQVRNLPSLKHNDLLSWFEGCKEGKIEGIVWHCSDGCLIKVLDIHSQQNKVCAFMKLTF